DNA from Comamonas serinivorans:
TCAGTCAAAATTTGTTGCAATTTACCGTTAAGCTGCACGCCATCTTTGCCTTGCCGTCACACCCCATGCCCCACCTCGCCCGCTTCTCCTCCCTGGCCCCGCGCTGGGCCCTGGCGGGTCTGCTCGCGCTGTGCGGCGCGATCGGCGCGCCAGCCGGTGCCCAGACGCCGGGGGCACCGGGCGCGGCCCCACCCGCCTCGGCCGGCGCGGCCCAGGGCACGCGCGTCACCCTGCAGGGCATCATGGGCAACAAGGCCCTGTTGGTGGTGAACGGCCGCACGGCCAAGGCGCTGAGCCCGGGCGAATCGCTGGGCTCGGTGCAGTTGGTGGCCGTGAAGGGCGAAGTGGTCACCATCCGCGTCGATGGCGCGCAAAGCGACCTGCACCTGGGCGAAACGCAAGCCAGCGTGGCCGGCGGGGCACCGCCCGTCGGGGGCAGCCAGATCAGCATGGCGAGCGACGCCAGCGGGCATTTCCTGGCCGAAGGCCTGGTCAACGGCAAGCCGACGCGCTTCATGGTGGACACCGGCGCCACCAGCGTGGCCATGAGCTTGGCCGACGCCGTCAAGCTCGGGGTGGACTACCAGAAGGGCCGGGCGGTCCAGGTCAGCACGGCCAATGGCGTGGCCCCGGCGTATGCACTCAAGCTGCATTCGGTGCGCATCGGCGATGTCGAGGTCTTTGACGTGGACGCGGTGGTCACCAGCCAGCGCATGCCCTACGTGCTGCTGGGCAACAGCTTCCTGAACCGCTTTCAGATGCGGCGCGACGCCGACATCCTGGTGCTGACGCGGCGCTGAAGGCCGGGCTTCCTGGCTTCCTGGCCTCCTGGCCTCCTGGCCTCCTGGCCTCCTGGTCAACTATCGAGGAATTTTCATCACCTAGTATGGCCACGCTTCCGTTTTAAATGAAACGGAAACCCAGCCATACTGCCTCAAACTCGCTCAAAGATGCCCGCTGCGCCCTGGCCCATGCCGACGCACATGGTGACCATGCCGTACTTCAAGCCATGGCGCTTGAGCGCGTGCACCACGGTGGCCGTGCGGATCGCGCCCGTGGCCCCCAGCGGGTGGCCCAGCGCAATCGCGCCGCCCAGCGGGTTCACCTTGGCGGGGTCCAGCGCCAGCGTGCGCATCACGGCCAGCGACTGCGCGGCAAACGCTTCGTTCAGCTCGATCCAGTCGATCTGATCGCGCGTGAGCCCGGCGTTGCGCAGCGCGGCCGGAATGGCCTCGATGGGGCCAATGCCCATGAT
Protein-coding regions in this window:
- a CDS encoding retropepsin-like aspartic protease family protein codes for the protein MPHLARFSSLAPRWALAGLLALCGAIGAPAGAQTPGAPGAAPPASAGAAQGTRVTLQGIMGNKALLVVNGRTAKALSPGESLGSVQLVAVKGEVVTIRVDGAQSDLHLGETQASVAGGAPPVGGSQISMASDASGHFLAEGLVNGKPTRFMVDTGATSVAMSLADAVKLGVDYQKGRAVQVSTANGVAPAYALKLHSVRIGDVEVFDVDAVVTSQRMPYVLLGNSFLNRFQMRRDADILVLTRR